In the genome of Candidatus Saccharibacteria bacterium oral taxon 488, one region contains:
- the arcA gene encoding arginine deiminase, which yields MDPLHITSEIGRLKAVLLHRPGEELENLTPDYLTDLLFDDIPYLQVAQKEHDAFAQVLRDHGVEVLYLDQLVTEALYTDQLREQFVDEMLANSKQGSRRVTRVLRQFLLDLPTNAMVRKIMAGVRKDEITLPPDQHQQLHNMIEKNHYPFYLDPMPNLYFTRDPAAAIGNGLTINKMHWPARRRESLFMRYIIDHHPRFAGKNVPVWYDRHEKFSIEGGDELVLSSEVMAIGVSERTTAEAIEKMATKLFAGSGFKKVVAMEIPKSHAFMHLDTVFTMIDRDKFTIHPEIRDRGGKMNCFVLEKVEGQPFPRITHETDLEHVLRVALGLPSVTLIECGGGDPIAAAREQWNDGSNTLAIAPGVVVTYDRNYVTNQKLREHGVEVIEVSGAELGRGRGGPRCMSMPLVREDV from the coding sequence ATGGATCCATTACATATTACATCAGAAATTGGCCGACTCAAGGCGGTGCTGTTGCATCGTCCGGGCGAAGAATTAGAAAACTTAACACCAGACTACTTGACTGATCTGCTGTTTGACGACATTCCGTATTTGCAGGTCGCCCAAAAGGAGCATGATGCGTTTGCTCAGGTATTGCGTGATCACGGTGTCGAGGTGTTGTATCTCGATCAGCTGGTGACCGAGGCGCTATATACTGATCAATTACGTGAGCAGTTTGTTGATGAAATGTTGGCAAATTCGAAGCAAGGGTCACGCCGTGTTACCAGGGTATTGCGCCAGTTCCTGCTGGACCTACCAACGAACGCGATGGTGCGTAAAATTATGGCTGGTGTGCGCAAGGATGAGATCACGCTGCCGCCAGATCAGCATCAGCAGCTGCACAATATGATTGAGAAAAATCACTATCCATTCTACCTCGATCCGATGCCGAACTTGTACTTTACGCGTGACCCGGCTGCAGCCATTGGTAACGGCCTGACGATCAATAAGATGCATTGGCCGGCACGCCGCCGCGAATCGCTGTTTATGCGCTATATCATCGATCATCATCCGCGGTTTGCCGGCAAGAATGTGCCGGTGTGGTATGATCGTCACGAAAAGTTCTCAATTGAAGGTGGTGATGAGCTAGTGTTGAGCAGTGAAGTGATGGCCATCGGCGTATCGGAGCGCACCACGGCTGAGGCAATTGAAAAGATGGCGACGAAACTGTTTGCTGGCTCTGGCTTTAAGAAAGTCGTTGCTATGGAGATTCCGAAGTCGCACGCCTTTATGCACCTGGATACGGTGTTTACCATGATTGATCGGGACAAGTTTACTATTCATCCGGAAATCCGCGACCGCGGCGGCAAGATGAATTGTTTCGTATTGGAAAAGGTTGAGGGACAGCCGTTCCCGCGCATTACGCATGAGACGGATCTCGAGCATGTCTTGCGGGTGGCCTTGGGGCTGCCGAGCGTTACCTTGATCGAATGTGGCGGCGGTGATCCGATCGCAGCAGCCCGTGAGCAGTGGAACGACGGCTCAAACACCTTGGCAATTGCGCCGGGCGTAGTGGTGACGTACGACCGCAACTACGTCACTAACCAAAAATTGCGCGAGCACGGTGTTGAAGTTATAGAAGTCAGCGGTGCTGAGCTTGGCCGCGGCCGTGGTGGTCCGCGCTGTATGAGCATGCCGCTAGTACGGGAGGATGTATAA
- a CDS encoding YfcC family protein, with the protein MVEKMKKIKKKLRSPSAFTVLFVVIALMAVLTWIIPSGVYNTKPDPNDAEKTVRIAGTYKQTDKVTTKKADDGTETTTDSRQGLWDAALAPIKGMSEKLDVIVFVLILGGFLGVTMKTGALDATLGAMLRKMKGKEKWLIPILMTFFAIGGTTYGMQEEAVAFYALVVPIMMAAGYNAMTAVMVIVLGAGTGVLGSTLNPFSTGIAAKSADVPLGNVLGLQSIILLLCLIAAIVFTMRYASKVKAGKYKDDVRYKPATTALDMSNVPEFTGPRKAVMAVFGVTFLLMIISLIPWGNWGITLFADIHKWFAELPVVGAILGLDHVLPFGEWYFNEISTLFLLSTLVIAAIYYRQFKKEEIFVVDTFLKGTADLLSVALIIAVAAGVGVVMQNGAIQDTIISWGESALKGAGSLVGVLAYIFYLPMSFIIPSSSGLAAATMPVIAPVADLVGSSKEIIVVAFATASGLLNMMAPTIASLMGGLALAGVSYRAWLKRSIPIMVVFAIISLVAITVYGAIA; encoded by the coding sequence ATGGTAGAAAAAATGAAAAAAATTAAGAAAAAGCTGCGCTCGCCCTCAGCCTTTACTGTGCTGTTTGTGGTGATTGCCTTGATGGCAGTCCTAACGTGGATTATCCCGTCTGGTGTGTACAACACAAAACCAGATCCAAATGATGCGGAAAAGACAGTGCGCATCGCTGGTACGTATAAACAGACTGATAAAGTCACTACTAAAAAAGCCGATGACGGCACCGAGACAACCACCGACTCCCGCCAAGGTTTGTGGGATGCAGCACTTGCGCCGATCAAGGGCATGAGCGAGAAGCTTGACGTCATCGTCTTCGTGTTGATCCTCGGTGGATTCCTCGGGGTGACGATGAAAACTGGTGCGCTGGATGCGACGCTCGGTGCCATGCTGCGCAAGATGAAGGGCAAGGAGAAATGGCTTATCCCAATTCTCATGACGTTCTTCGCTATCGGTGGTACCACCTACGGCATGCAGGAAGAGGCAGTGGCGTTTTACGCGCTGGTGGTGCCGATCATGATGGCGGCTGGCTATAACGCCATGACTGCGGTGATGGTGATCGTGCTGGGTGCTGGTACTGGTGTGCTTGGTTCAACGTTAAACCCATTTTCAACTGGTATCGCTGCCAAGTCGGCTGACGTGCCACTCGGTAATGTGTTGGGTCTCCAATCAATAATTTTACTGCTCTGTTTGATTGCGGCTATCGTGTTCACCATGCGATATGCCTCAAAGGTAAAGGCTGGTAAGTATAAAGATGATGTTCGGTATAAGCCAGCCACCACCGCACTTGATATGAGCAACGTGCCAGAATTTACCGGTCCGCGTAAAGCAGTGATGGCGGTCTTTGGCGTCACCTTCCTATTGATGATCATCTCGCTGATCCCGTGGGGCAACTGGGGGATTACGTTGTTCGCCGATATCCATAAATGGTTTGCAGAGCTACCGGTCGTTGGTGCTATCTTGGGTCTCGATCATGTCTTGCCATTTGGTGAGTGGTACTTCAACGAGATCTCGACCCTGTTCCTGTTGTCAACCTTAGTCATCGCAGCGATTTATTATCGCCAATTCAAGAAAGAGGAAATCTTCGTTGTTGACACCTTCCTGAAGGGTACAGCCGATCTACTGAGTGTGGCGCTGATCATCGCAGTAGCAGCTGGTGTTGGCGTGGTGATGCAGAATGGTGCGATCCAAGACACGATCATCAGCTGGGGTGAATCTGCACTGAAGGGTGCGGGTAGTCTCGTTGGCGTTCTGGCCTACATTTTCTACTTGCCGATGAGCTTTATCATTCCGTCATCATCAGGCCTAGCGGCAGCAACTATGCCAGTCATCGCGCCAGTGGCCGACCTAGTCGGCTCCAGCAAGGAGATCATCGTTGTCGCATTTGCAACAGCATCAGGTCTATTGAATATGATGGCACCAACCATTGCTTCGTTGATGGGTGGCTTGGCTCTAGCTGGCGTGTCGTACCGTGCATGGTTGAAACGTTCGATACCAATTATGGTGGTCTTCGCGATCATTAGCCTCGTAGCTATCACGGTATACGGAGCCATCGCCTAA
- the dcm gene encoding DNA (cytosine-5-)-methyltransferase — MKKRTAIDLFSGAGGLTQGLKQAGFNVIGAIESVPTYAESYQMNHPRVNLKVSDITKVDPIKYMEELGLMSGELDLLAGCPPCQGYSTIGTRNRGQRNDPRNELIYEVFRFATALQPKTIMMENVPALNKDVRLKRLIEELKNIGYHVDHKVLKMSNYGVPQGRRRMIMLASRLDNIKVVKQEVDEDKVVTVRDAISLLPIAGLSNDPLHDALSNPTEKVKRLITMIPKDGGSRTDLSEEYQLECHKRTNGFKDVYGRMAWDKPAPTITGGCNNPSKGRFLHPEEDRVITLREAALLQTFPVNYKFSFRSGKAGVATMIGNALPPAFIEFHARNIIEHLNTTCLC; from the coding sequence GTGAAAAAACGAACAGCAATTGATCTTTTCAGTGGGGCTGGTGGATTAACGCAAGGCTTAAAGCAGGCTGGTTTTAATGTTATTGGCGCCATTGAAAGTGTGCCAACCTACGCCGAAAGTTATCAAATGAACCACCCAAGGGTTAATCTCAAGGTTAGTGATATTACAAAGGTGGACCCGATTAAATATATGGAAGAGCTCGGCTTAATGAGTGGAGAATTAGATTTGCTAGCTGGCTGTCCGCCGTGTCAGGGCTACTCAACGATAGGTACTCGCAATAGAGGTCAAAGAAATGACCCGAGAAACGAGCTTATCTATGAGGTGTTTCGTTTTGCGACAGCGCTTCAGCCAAAGACTATCATGATGGAGAATGTACCAGCACTCAATAAGGATGTTCGATTAAAAAGATTAATTGAAGAGCTTAAAAATATTGGTTATCACGTCGACCATAAGGTATTAAAGATGTCTAACTATGGAGTCCCCCAGGGTCGTAGGCGTATGATTATGCTAGCTTCTCGACTTGATAATATAAAAGTTGTAAAGCAAGAAGTTGACGAAGATAAAGTAGTAACTGTTCGCGACGCTATATCACTTCTGCCAATTGCTGGGTTGAGTAATGATCCACTGCATGATGCCTTGAGTAATCCTACTGAAAAAGTGAAAAGACTTATTACTATGATTCCAAAAGACGGCGGTAGTCGTACCGATCTCAGTGAAGAATATCAACTTGAATGTCATAAACGAACGAATGGATTTAAGGATGTCTATGGTCGTATGGCGTGGGATAAGCCTGCACCGACTATTACGGGAGGATGTAATAACCCGTCAAAGGGTCGATTTTTACATCCAGAGGAAGATCGTGTTATTACACTTCGAGAGGCAGCGCTTTTGCAGACATTCCCTGTTAATTATAAGTTTTCGTTCAGATCGGGCAAAGCTGGTGTTGCTACGATGATTGGAAATGCTTTGCCGCCAGCATTTATTGAGTTTCATGCACGTAATATAATAGAGCATCTCAATACAACTTGTTTGTGTTAA
- a CDS encoding GIY-YIG nuclease family protein, translating to MSDRLRRIFDSDEHDLLKISLQTQASTPDDRLADAFLEINDFYAEYGRIPEVSTTDVYERKLGVRLRALILDDDKTKILEGLDIHGLLKPVPAPETLDEIFAGDRFGLLNDQTGILTMRNVPANIKKAENIARARKSRDFAKYEQGFKDVHSGLISGELLRSSISSEYQILPGRYFVFNGRLAYVESRDNNFKVNGKVNARLRVIYENGTESNILLRSFARTLYRAKEGARIVPANYQTDLEWSDETNNDQVTGYIYILRSLSEEPQVQNLQNLYKIGYTTGSVENRIKNAQNDPTYLNAPVETVARYKCLNMNTQKLEHLIHHFFAEVRLNISLKLPDGTNYTPNEWYIVPLDVLDRVIELISNGEIVNYYYDSGLHDIVLDKD from the coding sequence ATGTCTGATAGGCTTAGAAGGATTTTTGATAGTGACGAACACGATTTACTTAAAATCAGTCTGCAAACACAGGCGTCCACTCCTGATGATAGATTGGCTGATGCATTTCTAGAGATCAACGACTTCTATGCTGAATATGGTCGTATCCCAGAAGTGAGTACCACTGACGTATATGAGCGCAAACTTGGTGTTCGGCTTCGTGCTTTAATTTTGGACGATGATAAAACTAAGATACTAGAGGGTCTAGATATCCATGGGCTATTAAAGCCAGTGCCAGCCCCCGAAACTCTAGATGAGATATTTGCTGGTGACAGGTTTGGTTTACTTAATGACCAAACTGGTATATTAACTATGCGTAATGTTCCAGCTAATATTAAGAAAGCTGAAAATATAGCGCGGGCACGTAAAAGTAGAGACTTTGCTAAATACGAGCAAGGGTTTAAGGATGTTCATTCTGGGTTAATATCTGGTGAACTATTGCGTAGTAGTATCAGCAGTGAATATCAGATATTGCCAGGCAGATATTTTGTATTTAATGGTCGGCTGGCGTATGTCGAAAGTCGTGACAATAACTTCAAGGTTAATGGCAAAGTTAACGCGCGCTTGCGTGTTATATATGAAAATGGCACAGAGTCTAATATTCTACTTCGTTCATTTGCACGAACGCTCTATCGAGCAAAAGAAGGTGCGAGAATCGTACCCGCTAATTATCAAACAGATTTGGAGTGGAGTGATGAGACGAACAATGACCAAGTGACTGGTTATATTTATATCCTAAGATCACTCAGTGAAGAACCTCAAGTGCAAAACCTACAAAACCTCTATAAAATAGGTTATACTACTGGCTCTGTCGAAAATCGGATAAAGAATGCACAAAATGATCCAACCTATCTCAATGCGCCAGTAGAAACGGTCGCTAGATACAAGTGCCTCAATATGAATACTCAAAAATTAGAACACCTTATCCATCATTTCTTTGCCGAGGTAAGACTAAATATATCACTGAAATTACCAGATGGTACTAACTACACACCAAATGAGTGGTATATTGTACCGCTGGATGTGTTAGATAGAGTGATTGAATTGATTAGTAACGGCGAAATTGTCAACTACTATTACGACTCTGGTCTACATGACATAGTACTCGATAAAGATTAA
- a CDS encoding ATP-dependent helicase, producing MNTKKRPVNVISIEYNQTGNSVCTNSMGMREMQRRVYEQRHSKYLLIKAPPASGKSRALMFVGLDKLFNQNRRKIIVSVPERSIGASFETTDLKSHGFFANWEVDDKNNLCTPGAEKSKVEAFVAFMNSNDPILICTHATLRLAFEALSPDAFNGCVLAIDEFHHVSSDVGSSRLGSLLRDVMSGSDIHIIAMTGSYFRGDAVPILLPEDEAKFSPVTFNYYDQLNGYEYLKSLGIGYHFYQGQYTSAIHEVLNTDKKTIIHIPNVNSGESTKDKIEEVGQILSVIGEVVYQDDDTGIIHVKRHEDGKIIKAADLVDDTDQIKRAKTLTYLSQVAKEDIGAVDIIIALGMAKEGFDWPFCEHALTIGYRASLTEIIQIIGRCTRDSSNKTQAQFTNLITEPEATTDEVKLSVNNMLKAITGSLLMEQVLAPNFKFKTKTTGDDASTRPKGIISIRGFKEPSSDRVKQIIETDLNDLKANILQDEIIIKASATNLDPQVTNKVLIPKIIRERYPDLTETQIEELRQQVVVDSVIKNGETKEVGDRRFIKMADKFVNIDEINIDLIDSVNPFQKAFEILSKSVTTQVLRVIQEAIAATRIDVTEEEAELLWPKINLFYELHGRKPDINSRNEQEKRMAEVLSYLQRKKREDIASGGSNV from the coding sequence ATGAACACCAAAAAACGGCCAGTAAATGTTATTAGTATTGAATATAATCAGACTGGCAATAGTGTCTGCACTAACAGCATGGGTATGCGCGAAATGCAACGGCGTGTGTATGAGCAACGTCACTCTAAATATCTACTCATAAAGGCGCCTCCAGCGTCTGGTAAATCTCGTGCCTTGATGTTTGTTGGTCTAGATAAGCTATTCAATCAAAATCGTCGCAAGATCATCGTATCAGTACCAGAACGCTCTATAGGTGCTTCTTTTGAGACAACTGATCTGAAGTCACATGGCTTTTTTGCTAATTGGGAAGTTGACGATAAGAATAATCTGTGCACTCCTGGTGCTGAAAAAAGCAAAGTTGAAGCATTTGTGGCATTTATGAATAGTAATGATCCTATCCTTATCTGTACGCACGCTACGCTGAGGCTTGCTTTTGAAGCTTTGTCGCCAGACGCATTCAATGGTTGTGTATTAGCAATTGATGAGTTTCATCATGTATCATCAGATGTTGGCTCTAGCCGGCTTGGTAGTCTACTCCGAGATGTTATGAGTGGTAGTGATATACATATTATCGCCATGACTGGTTCATATTTCCGCGGTGATGCCGTACCTATTCTACTGCCAGAAGACGAAGCTAAGTTCTCGCCAGTGACATTTAATTATTATGATCAACTAAATGGTTATGAGTATTTGAAATCACTAGGTATTGGTTACCATTTTTATCAAGGCCAATACACTTCAGCTATTCATGAAGTGCTTAACACTGATAAAAAAACTATTATACACATACCAAATGTTAATAGCGGTGAATCGACTAAGGATAAAATAGAGGAAGTTGGTCAGATCCTTAGTGTTATTGGCGAGGTGGTTTATCAAGACGATGATACGGGCATTATCCACGTTAAGCGACATGAGGATGGTAAGATCATCAAGGCTGCTGATCTTGTGGATGATACTGACCAAATAAAGCGTGCGAAAACCTTAACTTACCTGAGTCAAGTCGCTAAGGAGGATATAGGCGCTGTCGACATTATTATTGCTCTAGGTATGGCTAAAGAAGGTTTTGATTGGCCTTTCTGTGAACATGCTCTAACTATTGGTTATCGTGCATCACTGACAGAGATTATCCAAATTATTGGTCGTTGTACACGTGATAGTTCCAATAAAACGCAGGCTCAGTTTACTAACCTAATTACTGAACCCGAGGCTACTACTGATGAAGTGAAGCTATCTGTTAATAATATGCTAAAGGCTATCACGGGATCATTACTCATGGAGCAGGTACTCGCACCAAATTTTAAGTTCAAGACAAAGACGACTGGCGATGATGCTTCAACCCGTCCTAAGGGGATTATCAGTATTCGTGGATTCAAGGAGCCAAGCAGCGATCGAGTAAAACAAATTATCGAAACCGACCTTAACGACTTAAAGGCTAATATATTACAGGATGAAATCATCATTAAGGCCTCTGCTACTAATCTTGATCCACAGGTTACCAACAAGGTGTTAATCCCAAAGATCATCCGTGAACGATACCCGGATTTAACCGAAACACAGATAGAAGAGCTTCGCCAGCAAGTTGTGGTCGATTCAGTAATTAAGAATGGTGAGACAAAAGAGGTGGGCGATCGGCGTTTTATCAAGATGGCTGATAAGTTCGTCAATATTGATGAAATCAACATTGATCTTATTGACTCGGTAAATCCGTTCCAGAAAGCATTTGAGATTCTGTCTAAATCTGTAACCACTCAGGTATTGCGTGTTATTCAAGAAGCTATCGCTGCAACACGAATTGATGTAACTGAAGAAGAAGCAGAATTGCTTTGGCCAAAAATCAACTTATTCTATGAATTGCATGGCCGTAAACCAGATATTAATTCGCGAAATGAGCAAGAAAAGCGCATGGCCGAAGTATTGTCCTATTTACAGCGCAAAAAACGTGAAGATATAGCTTCAGGAGGTAGTAATGTCTGA
- the argF gene encoding ornithine carbamoyltransferase has protein sequence MAQSLKGRSFLTLGDFTAGDIRLLLTTANEYKRMKYAGTPHRIHEGKNIALLFEKTSTRTRCAFTVAANDLGIAPEYLGKDDIQLGKKETVEDTAKVLGRMFDGIEFRGFAHKTVEDLAKHAGVPVWNGLTDKFHPTQILADFMTIEEHLGKLRGVKLVFVGDGRNNMANSLLLGSAIMGLDFRILAPRELFPEEGLVHRAHELAHQSHGRITITDNFEEALRGADVIYTDVWVSMGEEDKFAERINQLRHFQVNRDMLNLTGNPEVKFMHCLPAFHDALTTTGQHIRDDFGLEAMEVTDDVFRSPNSIVFDQAENRMHTIKAVIALTL, from the coding sequence ATGGCACAAAGTTTGAAAGGGCGATCATTTTTGACACTGGGTGATTTTACCGCGGGTGACATTCGGTTGCTACTAACGACGGCAAATGAGTATAAGCGGATGAAGTACGCTGGTACGCCGCATCGGATTCATGAGGGCAAGAATATTGCGTTATTGTTTGAGAAGACCTCGACCAGGACGCGCTGCGCCTTTACGGTGGCAGCTAACGACCTCGGTATCGCGCCGGAGTATCTCGGTAAGGACGATATTCAGCTTGGCAAGAAAGAGACAGTCGAGGACACTGCCAAGGTGCTGGGCCGGATGTTTGATGGTATTGAGTTTCGCGGTTTTGCACACAAAACAGTAGAAGATTTGGCGAAGCACGCCGGCGTGCCAGTATGGAATGGATTGACTGATAAGTTCCATCCAACGCAGATTCTAGCTGACTTTATGACCATCGAGGAGCATCTCGGCAAGCTACGCGGTGTCAAGCTGGTGTTTGTTGGCGATGGTCGCAACAACATGGCCAATAGTTTGCTGCTTGGCTCGGCCATTATGGGGCTGGACTTTCGGATTTTAGCACCGCGTGAATTGTTCCCCGAAGAGGGTCTCGTCCATCGTGCGCATGAATTGGCACATCAGAGTCATGGGCGAATTACTATCACTGATAATTTTGAGGAAGCCCTGCGCGGTGCCGATGTCATTTACACCGATGTTTGGGTGTCGATGGGCGAAGAGGATAAGTTCGCCGAGCGCATCAATCAGCTGCGTCACTTCCAGGTTAATCGCGACATGCTGAACCTCACCGGCAATCCTGAAGTCAAGTTCATGCACTGCTTGCCGGCCTTTCATGATGCGTTGACCACGACCGGCCAGCACATCAGGGACGATTTCGGGCTAGAGGCGATGGAGGTGACGGATGACGTCTTCCGTTCGCCGAATTCGATCGTCTTTGACCAGGCGGAAAATCGTATGCATACCATCAAGGCGGTTATCGCTTTGACGCTGTAG
- a CDS encoding YbhB/YbcL family Raf kinase inhibitor-like protein, whose product MKISSPAFAENAKIPKIYSKLGGNQRPPLEISDVPTDAKSLVVVCHDPDAPGRDGFYHWTVWNLPSKTTEITSESLSLGAVEGVTSWGRPGWGGPQPPFGTHRYQFYVYALNTTLDLPSDTKPKELIAALTPHTIDQAMLTGKFGVLDILRRSS is encoded by the coding sequence ATGAAAATATCTAGCCCTGCGTTCGCCGAAAACGCCAAAATACCAAAAATTTACTCCAAGCTCGGCGGCAACCAACGCCCGCCGCTCGAGATCAGCGACGTGCCAACAGACGCCAAAAGTCTGGTAGTTGTCTGCCATGACCCTGATGCGCCTGGGCGCGATGGATTTTATCATTGGACGGTTTGGAATTTGCCGAGCAAAACCACTGAAATTACTAGCGAGTCACTGTCCCTAGGCGCCGTCGAAGGGGTTACCAGTTGGGGCCGTCCTGGTTGGGGCGGGCCGCAGCCGCCGTTTGGCACACACCGCTATCAATTTTACGTGTACGCGCTGAACACGACACTGGACTTACCAAGCGACACCAAACCAAAAGAGCTCATCGCTGCCCTCACGCCGCACACCATCGACCAAGCTATGCTGACTGGAAAATTTGGCGTGTTGGATATTTTGCGGCGGAGCTCGTGA
- the arcC gene encoding carbamate kinase, giving the protein MNQQRTIVVALGGNALQRQGEASSQAQQRVADETIAQLLPLIQAGHRVAIVHGNGPQVGNIVLHEEAINTEAVPSLPLEDSGAMSQGLIGFWLQQAIHDALATRGVHDKYAASIVTQTVVDQADPAFQNPTKPIGPFYSEEEAKKVQAERGYTVREDSGRGWRRVVPSPKPQEIVEAPVIKALVDAGVLVVSTGGGGIPVLRDASGQLSGVAAVIDKDFGAAKLADTLGADTLLILTSVDAAKVNFGQPTEQSLGEVSVEELQQHIDTGQFAAGSMLPKTQAALSFVAGASGRTAIITSLEKTADAINGAAGTRIKS; this is encoded by the coding sequence ATGAATCAGCAGCGAACCATTGTCGTCGCGCTTGGAGGTAACGCCCTGCAACGTCAGGGCGAGGCCTCGTCCCAGGCGCAGCAGCGAGTGGCTGACGAAACGATCGCCCAGCTCCTGCCGCTGATTCAAGCTGGCCACCGCGTAGCCATTGTCCATGGCAATGGCCCGCAGGTCGGTAACATTGTCCTACACGAGGAAGCGATTAACACCGAGGCGGTGCCGAGCTTGCCGCTGGAAGATTCTGGTGCGATGAGCCAGGGGCTGATCGGCTTTTGGCTGCAGCAAGCGATCCACGATGCGCTGGCAACTCGTGGTGTGCATGATAAGTACGCAGCGAGCATCGTTACCCAGACGGTGGTTGATCAGGCTGATCCAGCATTTCAAAATCCAACCAAGCCGATCGGGCCATTCTATTCGGAAGAAGAGGCCAAGAAGGTACAGGCTGAACGCGGCTATACAGTGCGTGAGGACTCGGGCCGTGGTTGGCGGCGCGTTGTGCCGTCACCGAAGCCTCAGGAAATTGTCGAGGCTCCCGTCATCAAGGCGCTGGTCGATGCCGGCGTGTTGGTTGTCTCGACTGGTGGCGGCGGCATCCCGGTGCTGCGTGATGCGTCGGGCCAATTGAGCGGCGTGGCTGCAGTGATCGACAAGGATTTTGGAGCGGCCAAGCTGGCGGACACACTCGGGGCGGACACACTATTGATCCTAACCTCGGTTGATGCAGCTAAGGTCAATTTTGGTCAGCCGACAGAGCAGTCACTTGGTGAGGTATCGGTCGAGGAGCTGCAGCAGCATATTGATACTGGGCAGTTTGCGGCTGGGTCAATGCTACCAAAAACCCAAGCGGCGTTAAGTTTTGTGGCTGGTGCTTCGGGCCGTACGGCGATCATTACCTCGCTCGAAAAAACTGCTGACGCTATCAACGGTGCCGCCGGTACGCGCATCAAGAGTTAG